In the genome of Oncorhynchus mykiss isolate Arlee chromosome 18, USDA_OmykA_1.1, whole genome shotgun sequence, one region contains:
- the LOC110496215 gene encoding tubulin beta chain: protein MREIVHIQAGQCGNQIGAKFWEVISDEHGIDPTGTYHGDSDLQLDRISVYYNEASGGKYVPRAVLVDLEPGTMDSVRSGPFGQIFRPDNFVFGQSGAGNNWAKGHYTEGAELVDSVLDVVRKEAESCDCLQGFQLTHSLGGGTGSGMGTLLISKIREEYPDRIMNTFSVVPSPKVSDTVVEPYNATLSVHQLVENTDETFCIDNEALYDICFRTLKLTTPTYGDLNHLVSATMSGVTTCLRFPGQLNADLRKLAVNMVPFPRLHFFIPGFAPLTSRGSQQYRALTVPELTQQVFDAKNMMAACDPRHGRYLTVAAVFRGRMSMKEVDEQMLNVQNKNSSYFVEWIPNNVKTAVCDIPPRGLKMAVTFIGNSTAIQELFKRISEQFTAMFRRKAFLHWYTGEGMDEMEFTEAESNMNDLVSEYQQYQDATAEEEGEFEEEAEEDA from the exons ATGAGGGAAATCGTGCACATTCAGGCCGGCCAGTGCGGTAACCAGATTGGGGCCAAG TTCTGGGAGGTGATCAGCGATGAACATGGCATCGACCCAACAGGCACCTACCACGGAGACAGCGACCTGCAGCTGGACAGGATCAGTGTCTACTACAACGAGGCTTCAG GTGGCAAGTATGTACCCAGAGCGGTCCTAGTGGACCTGGAGCCCGGCACCATGGATTCTGTCAGATCCGGACCCTTCGGACAGATCTTCAGACCAGACAACTTTGTGTTTG GTCAAAGCGGCGCAGGAAACAACTGGGCAAAGGGCCACTACACTGAGGGAGCAGAGCTGGTGGACTCAGTCCTGGATGTGGTGAGGAAAGAAGCTGAGAGCTGCGACTGCCTCCAGGGATTCCAGCTCACCCACTCCCTGGGTGGGGGCACTGGCTCGGGCATGGGCACCCTGCTCATCAGCAAGATCCGTGAAGAGTACCCCGACCGCATCATGAACACCTTCAGCGTGGTGCCCTCCCCTAAAGTGTCAGACACGGTGGTGGAGCCCTACAATGCCACCCTCTCGGTTCACCAACTTGTAGAGAACACGGACGAGACCTTCTGCATTGACAACGAGGCTCTCTACGACATCTGCTTCCGGACCCTTAAACTCACCACGCCGACTTACGGAGACCTCAACCACCTGGTGTCGGCCACCATGAGCGGAGTGACCACCTGCCTGCGTTTCCCCGGCCAGCTCAACGCCGACCTCCGTAAATTGGCCGTCAACATGGTGCCTTTCCCCCGTCTCCACTTCTTCATCCCCGGCTTCGCCCCCCTCACCAGCAGGGGGAGCCAGCAGTACCGTGCCCTCACCGTGCCGGAACTCACCCAGCAAGTGTTCGACGCCAAGAACATGATGGCCGCATGTGACCCGCGTCACGGTCGCTACCTCACTGTCGCCGCTGTCTTCCGTGGCCGCATGTCCATGAAGGAGGTGGACGAGCAGATGCTCAACGTCCAGAACAAGAACAGCAGCTACTTCGTTGAATGGATCCCCAACAACGTCAAGACCGCCGTCTGCGACATTCCTCCAAGAGGCCTCAAAATGGCCGTCACCTTCATCGGCAACAGCACGGCCATCCAGGAGCTGTTCAAGCGTATCTCTGAGCAGTTCACCGCCATGTTCCGCCGCAAGGCCTTCCTCCATTGGTACACCGGAGAGGGCATGGACGAGATGGAGTTCACTGAGGCAGAGAGCAACATGAACGACCTGGTGTCTGAGTACCAGCAGTACCAGGACGCCACCGCCGAGGAGGAAGGTGAGTTTGAGGAGGAGGCTGAGGAGGACGCTTAA
- the LOC110496217 gene encoding flotillin-1, with the protein MFYTCGPNEAMVVSGCLRSPPVMIAGGRVFVLPCFQKIQRISLNILTLSVKSEKVYTRRGVPISVTGIAQMKIQGQNKEMLAAACQMFMGKSEGEIAQIALETLEGHQRAIIAHLTVEEIYRDRKKFSEEVFKVASSDLFNMGISVVSYTLKDVHDDQDYLHSLGKSRTAQVQKDARIGEAQFKRDAVIREAHAKQEKISAQHVNEIQMAMAQRDYELKKASYDIEVNTKKAESEMAYQLQVAKTKQLIEEEKMQVQVVERSQQIMLQQQEITRKEKELEAKVKKPAEATRYQIEKLAEAQRAQLIMEAEAEAESIRIKGDAEAFAVEAKGRAEAEQMAKKAEAFQQYKEGAMVDMLLEQLPLMAEEISRPLAQAQKITMISSGGTEVGAAKLTGEVLDIMTRLPATVEKLTGVNISQVTTHTV; encoded by the exons ATGTTCTACACGTGTGGTCCAAATGAGGCTATGGTGGTGTCAG gGTGCCTCCGTTCTCCTCCAGTAATGATTGCTGGAGGCAGAGTGTTTGTGCTTCCCTGTTTTCAGAAGATCCAGAG GATCTCCCTGAACATTCTGACGCTGAGCGTGAAGAGTGAGAAAGTCTACACCCGACGTGGGGTTCCCATCTCGGTCACTGGTATTGCCCAG ATGAAGATCCAGGGGCAGAACAAGGAGATGCTGGCCGCAGCCTGTCAGATGTTCATGGGGAAGTCAGAGGGCGAGATCGCCCAAATCGCCCTGGAGACGCTGGAGGGCCACCAGAGGGCCATCATCGCCCACCTGACTGTGGAG GAGATCTACAGGGACCGTAAGAAGTTCTCAGAGGAGGTGTTCAAGGTGGCCTCGTCCGACCTGTTCAACATGGGCATCAGCGTGGTCAGCTACACGCTCAAAGACGTTCACGACGACCAG GACTACCTCCACTCCCTGGGGAAGTCCAGGACCGCCCAGGTGCAGAAAGACGCCCGCATCGGAGAGGCCCAGTTCAAGCGGGATGCTGTGATCAGG gagGCCCATGCCAAGCAGGAGAAGATCTCAGCCCAGCACGTCAATGAGATCCAGATGGCCATGGCTCAGAGGGACTATGAGCTGAAGAAAGCATCCTACGACATCGAGGTCAACACCAAGAAGGCAGAGTCTGAGATGGCCTACCAGCTACAG GTGGCCAAGACCAAGCAGCTCATCGAGGAGGAGAAGATGCAGGTCCAGGTGGTGGAGCGCTCTCAGCAGATCATGCTCCAGCAGCAGGAGATCACCCGCAAGGAGAAGGAGCTGGAGGCCAAGGTTAAGAAGCCTGCTGAGGCCACGAGATACCAAATCGAGAAGCTGGCCGAGGCCCAGCG TGCACAGCTCATTAtggaggctgaggctgaggcagAGTCCATTAGG aTTAAGGGTGATGCGGAGGCCTTTGCTGTGGAGGCGAAGGGGAGAGCCGAGGCGGAGCAGATGGCCAAGAAGGCCGAAGCCTTCCAGCAGTACAAGGAGGGAGCCATGGTGGACATGCTGCTGGAGCAACTACCACTA ATGGCGGAAGAGATCAGCAGGCCTCTGGCGCAGGCTCAGAAGATCACCATGATTTCCAGCGGGGGTACCGAGGTGGGCGCGGCCAAGCTCACAGGAGAGGTGCTAGACATCATGACCCGCCTTCCGGCGACGGTGGAGAAACTGACGGGAGTCAACATCTCACAG GTGACAACTCATACGGTCTGA